atgatgatgatgacgatgataatgattatgatgatgatgatgatgatgattaatgcAGAATATAATACTCCTTTAGGCATCTCGTACGTCAATCATCCACATTCTTCCCATTCAAATCAAAGTTCCAAcaatgaggaagagaacaaatgaCGCGTCAGACAGACTGGTTCCAGTAAGCACCACGAAAATGTTCCTCTTCTCGAATATATTATTATGACTTTATTCTTCtgcatcaccactcaccacaacctaaacaccacatccacaccacctcccctcaacaccaccaatcttcaccctcaccacactccacaacaccaccagccagccttcaccctcaccaccgcatcacaacaccaccagccTTCACCCTCACCACACCCTTCAACACCACCAGCTTTCACTCTCACCACACCCTTCAACACCACTAGcctccacactcaccacacctcacaacaccactAGCCTTCACCCTCATCACAGCCCACATCTCTGTCCTCCCAAGAATACTCTCACACCCTCCATCATCTTCTAAAACACCATCCATCAGTAAGCGCCGCCCTTAACACCCCCTTCCACACGGCCCTTCGCGGCATACTGGGTGTTCCTGCGCCACAAAGCTCCCGGGGGCGGCACCACGTCACCACTCGGAGCCTCCAAAGGGGTCGGTCCTGCGGTTCAGAGCCGCCGCGAGCCTGAAAAAAGATTCTATAATCTGGCATTGAAGGAAGAGCTGCCCGCCGAGCACCTTTGGAAGAGACTAATTATTGACAAGAAATACGAACtgaacttttcttccgctgctTTGGAGGACGCGaccattgaggaggaggaggaggaggaggaggaggaggaggaggaggaggaagaggaggaggataacgacaagaaaaagaaggaggaagtgaagttcTATTGAGAAGAAAGGTTTCTTGCAGATACAATAATGAGAAAGAATTAAGATGCCGacgatagaaagaaggaagtgaggcaacgagggaaggagggagggagggaggggggcaaggagggaggcagggacggaggcagcgaacacacacacacacacacacacacacacacacacacacacacacacacacacacacacacacacacacacacacaccagctaaaTAACCTCAACAAAGAAACGAGggagcacagagagagacacattaaGTAGCAAGGCATTCTAAGGAGCGCGCGAGGGTGACCTGCTCATGGAGGCTACAGGGCTGAAGGCGTGACGGGGTTACGGAGTGACTGGTGGGGGAGTGGCAGGCTGCTGACTTCTGAATCTGTGTTCGTCTCCCCTGAGCGTGAAAAGGCAGTGATATTCTCGGGGTAAATTCTACTAAAAATGTCAGTAATGTTTAAAAGATTTGTCATACtagaacgtacacacacacacacacacacacacacacacacacacacacacacacacagagagagagagagagagagagagagagagagagagagagagagagagagagagagagagagagagagaaaggtgaggcaTGTAGGGGACGCCGCTCCCTCAAAGTTGTTAAGGTTCAGTCAGCTTATCGTCTTAATGAGCCCGGCGTGGCCTCAGGACGCAGTGGGAAAGGGAAACACGCACAAAGGTGGCCTTCACTAGGGggcgtctctcgtctctcggcTCCTCTCGTTCCTGCCATTGagcagcacaaacacacaagtacACTGTAATATAATCGCCTGACAGTCCCACAATCCCGCCCGGCCGCGAACACACTCTAAAGGGTATTTAAGCGTCCTGCCTCGCcggtggagaggagggagagaccgGGAGAGGGATGGAGCATGAGGGTCGGTTGGGAACTTAAGGTCCAAAATCCGGGGAAGAAATCCGTGCCTGACGACGTAAGTGGAGCGATGGAGATGCGCCCAGCAAGTCCGCGGAGGGCCGGGTAGTTGTGGGAGGTTGTGAAGACCCATTAGAGGCCAATTTGACAAATACTGAGGCCAATTTTATCCTGCGTGATTGTGGGCGGCGGTGAGGTAGCGTCTTCGTCCCGCCCACCGTACTGACTGGCGTCGAGGCGGCGGTAACCCAAGCCCGTGAGAGGTTTTAAAAGGCCCAAGACGGAGTGTGGTGGGCCGGGCAGCTCAGGACACGATCCACGCTAATCTGAGGGCCAAGTGCCTCGGTGTGCCACAATCAGGTCAACGGAGCGTAACAAAACCATCTCCTTCAGCTCGTTCCTCTCTCATAAAACTCTACTCAgatcttttatcttatcttccctttcatcttgtTCCTACATGTACATATTTGTCCTCAACAATACAACCCAGCAGTCTCCTTTTTAACCTTATCCTTTGACGCAAACATTTACTTTCTGCAGTGCCACTTAAACATGTTATTACATATTCTACCCTCTACGGTACATCTCCCTccgcttccctctcctcccggcACCAGCGCAGCAGCCTTCCACAGTTTCTCGTCAGGAGGATTCTCAGTTCATTGTTACCGGCGCGGATTTACCATCTACAATTCCTTTCACACATTCTATTGGTCGAAGAGAGGATTAGGCTTCGTAACGCGACCCAGAAGTATAAGATAAACATTGATGTAGACCTATTACTGCCTCCACCCTTTCCCCGTCCGTCCTCTCCTCGCGACGCTCACTTGTATGGCGTCAGCTGAGAGTTCTCGGATCGGAAACCAAATCATGTCACTACAGATACAATCGTAGTCCATTTGTCCCCTTCAATTTAGCTCGATGCTATCTCCGGAATGGATGCTTTCACGAGGATATTAGCCTTCCTGCGAACCTTCCCAAACCCTCTCTGGCCAACCCGCCCTGCTAACACACCCACTGGACTCACTGTGTTACTTTTTGCTCCTATGAGTCTCCTCAGCCAGACTCACTCACCTGTGTACCTGTATTTTCTGGATGAGTACATCTATCCATCACATTGGAACTCCAAgccttccgtctcctcctcctcctcctcctcctcctcctgctgctgctgctgctgcctgttgTTTCCAGTGTTTGAGTGGCGGTGATATGGCCGAGCAGCGGCGGCCAGGCGGAATGTGTGCTGCAGGGAAAAACTGGGGTGTTGTGGTACTTGCagatgcagtagtggtggtgattgtggtggtggtgacagtactggtggtgagtggttgaTGAAGTGATGCTTGTGATAGCGATAGTTTTAAAACGAGGTGTAGTACAGTAGTGGGGCGTGGAGGGGTAGGGTACTGGAGGACAGGGAGcagggcggggctgggcgggtCGAGGGTGGCGCTGCGTTAAATAAACTTGTCAGAAAAGAGCATCGGCACGTCAGTCAGAGGGTTGGCGCCATTATTGTATCATCTGCCGCCTTCTGGCCCGCCGCGTTGCCAACTCGCGGCGCCACATTAAGCGCCTCGTCCACCATGCCCCCGTGGCGGCCTGCGAGGGCACAACATGTCTCTGGGAGGCGGCAAGACACATTCCTGGCTTAATCTCGTGGCGGCGCAGGAGGAGTGAGGCGGGCAATGGAAGGACGGTGAGGATGGcaagagtggtagtggtgggagggTTGGGGGTGCGGCTGTCTCTTTTCAGGGGAAGAGTCTGGGGCGGTTTGGGGCCGCTGTACAAACTATGCACAATGTTAATGGTTTTAACAGATAATGGACAATGGGCAATGGTGTATTGAAAACGCTTTCAATACCCTTGGGCTGCGGGGCCAGGAATCAAAGAGCAACGGTAGCGCCCCCTCGACCACGCCGGGAGTAATTTCTGTCTTGGATTACCTCGCCGTCTGTTCGGAAAGGGGACGAGGAAACGCCATgagagacagcagcagcagcagtaggaggaggaggaggaggaggaggaggaagagaaccgTGAGACTAGCTGGGACTGAAGAGGGATGAGGATTACGATGATTTGGAGGTAATATGGGAAGAAGACAGAAATAATAGGAGGAGAACCAGCTGGGGAAGGAGGACGCGCCTCTCCGGCAGTGCGTACCCAAGGATGCATAAAAGGAAACAGACCAACAAACAAAACGCAGGAAGAAGCGATAAACTAGAAGAAATGAGTCTAACAGCCGCcgatgtctacacacacacacacacacacacacacacacacacacacacacacacacacacacacacaccgcgtagtatagtggttagcacgctcgactcacaatcgagagggtcgggttcgaatcccggtaagcggcgaggcaaatgggcaagtctcttaatgtgtggccgctgttcacctagcagtaaataggtacgggatgtaactcgaggggttgtggcctcgctttcccggtgtgtggagtgtgttgtggtctcactcctacccgaagatcggtctatgagctctgagctcgctccgtaatgaggaagactggctgggtgaccagcaggcgaccgaggtgagtcacacacacacacacacacacacacacacacacacacacacacacacacacatatatatatatatatatatatatatatatatatatatatatatatatatatatatatatatatatatatatatatatatatatatatatacacacacacacacacacacacacgcacacacacacacatacacacgtttcTTTCACCTAACATCAGACGCAcacttactattatcattatcattatcgtcaccattattgtcatcatcaggtatcatcatcatttttattatatcaaggtctctctctctctctctctctctctctctctctctctctctctgacgtaagAGGGGATTAGGCAaggataacaaaataacaagcaaaatggaaagaaaaaaaagatccactgaaAATGTCAATCCTTAAAGAAAACTGTCAAAAAGAATAGCCAAACCTACGAAATgtgcgattgtgtgtgtgtgtgtgtgtgtgtgtgtgtgtgtgtgtgtgtgtgtgtgtgtgtgtgtgtgtttaagcagACTGACAGACCGTTTTTCCTAACTTCCGTATTccatcccctttcctttcccctatcCTGCCTAACAAGCCCTGAAAGATTACCaaccaaaccacacacacacacacacacacacacacacccctatcCCCGCCAACGCCACCCCGCTGTGCTGTACGTATTACTCCTCACACATTTCAAGCTGCGAGATCAATGCTACTCCCAACTACTTCCCGTGCTCCAAAATGagcgaaagataaaagaaaaaaaaaatatttcccaATCTGCGTACAGTAATAACCTCCTTTTAAAGTCATATTAAAACTTGCCTCCCATAATTAGTCGCGTCACGGGGAAGCTCATTCTCATCTGCTACTTCCACGTACGTCGTTTCGACACGACACGCAGCACACTCACGACAGAGATTATCCCTTTTATATTTTAGGTTTATTCTATATTCTTTACATTCGTTCATTTGTTCAATTCAGTCCAACAGCAAACAGTAACAGTTGCCTAGTACAAGTCATGTGGGTGACGTCACAGAATGCCAGATACCgtcacactaccacaccacacgccAGGGCATGTGCAGTTCACGGCGTGCTGAGTGTGTTAAGAACTCCAAAGCATGAGTAACAAACTGGTTAAGAAATTACGTTTCTCTCCCACTGTTTATTCCATAGTCTAGCTGAGTCAAGGTGAACAGATTACTACAACTAGCGTGTCGCATCTcgggttttttgttttttatcaagGCTATGCAAACGTTTTCATAGCATTTACCTTTCTTTAATGAAGAAAGGCTTAAGAAAGAATAAGTCAAATATGATGAAACAAGAATATTCATCTCCATCTCCCGTTATGCAACAAGAAGTAAAACAATGACAACCAGTCGACGGTCGTTAGCCGTCCTTAGACATGAGTAATACCTTGATAATATGCGCAGTTTGTGTTCGTGTTCATACTACGCCAggctgtgtgtggagtgtgtgctgGGCCAGCGCTAGGGGCAAGGGAATTAAGAAATGTAACAGGTTCCTCATACTGGTGTTCCGCAAGACAACAATGAATTTACGAAAGAACATAATTCTACAACGCACCTTACCTTGTCCATCGGTTCTCAGAAGCTGGAGGACACGCTTTCCACCTTCACACGGCTTGTCACAGGCTAATTATGacatttttttatcaattttttttcagtatttcctGAGCGGATTGCTCCTCACATTTGTTTACTTCTCCACGCAGCTGACTAGCACGGCACGTGCCTGTTGTTgaatttctcatattttctgtaAACGCTAAGAAAATGCCTCAAAATTGAGCAATAATTGAAATATCATAATAGTTAAAATATAACAGTATCTGACTTCCTTCACCTGCTTGGCGTGTCTAGCAGGGAAATCCTATTAAAGTCTTATCACCAGAGGCCGTCTTCTCAGGGGCTACGTACGCCCTCCCTCCCAATTGAGTTATTCCTCTCAGACAAACAGACTAGAATATTTTCGGCATTTATTAATTCCTCTAATCTATATTGCGAAAGAATGTCGTGGTGCTGATAGGGCGACAAATCCTCAGCTTCAGAGGAAGAGTAACAGATGACTATCGGCCTAATCCCTGGCGGCGGGACCCTCGAACATCGACTCGCCATCAGCTAAGAGGATCAAATGCCTGTTAATAGTCCCGTCCAGCGAATAAAGAGGATCAACTCGCCCTGTAATTAAGAACGTGACTTAAATTAAGAGGATAAcagaacaaacaaaataagGTTGTGGTGTCGGTTTTCCACGCTGCGAGGGATtacggaggagaggaggggaccaGGGAGGGGGAGCCTGATGATgggaaggaggggtgaggaggagaaggggaatgggagagagagagagagagagagagagagagagagagagagagagagagaatgaagtacTTAAACCATTAATTACCTACACCACCTTTCTTTACCCAGCATGCGTACAGGTTGAGCTTCGCGAAATGTTTATATCCATCTACTGATTAATCGTAACTTTCACCTGCCACCAGACGCCAACGGCCAGGTACGGGAGCTGGTGTTCCCTAAGGGCCTGGACCTGGACCGCCCAAAGCGGGCGCGCACCACCTTCAGCGGGGAGCAGCTGGCGGCCCTGGAGCGAGAGTTCCGCCGCAACCAGTACCTGGTGGGGCGCGAAAGGTGCCTGCTAGCCACGCGCCTCGGCCTCTCCGAGACACAGGTAACGCcccgctgctgctgtttgttgttCCAGGTCTGGTCTGAGGCCGACGGCTGCACGGGGTCTGCACCGGGTCTGCACGTGCACGAGGCTACTCAAGGCCAGACCACGACCACAGATTTAAATGTAGATAATTTGTGAAAATATCCGACTCATGGAAATTGTTTTGATCATGtgaatgttttatatatatatatatatatatatatatatatatatatatatatatatatatatatatatatatatatatatatatatatatatatatatatatatatatatatatatatatatatatatatatatatatatatatatatatatatatatatatatatatatatatatatatatatatatatatatatatatatatatatatatatatatatatatatatatatatatatatatatatatatatatatatatatatatatatatatatatatatatatatatatatatatatatatatatatatatatatatatatatatatatatatatatatatatatatatatatatatatatatatatatatatatatatatatatatacacacacacacacacacacacacacacacacacacacacacacacacagagagagagagagagagagagagagagagagagagagagagagagagagagagagagagagagagagagagagacacacacacacacacacacacacacacacacacacacacacacacacacacacacaccaccaccaccaccaccaccaccacctctaccatcactgccaccaccattatcatgcCCCACCCCGCAGGTCAAGGTGTGGTACCAGAACCGCCGCACCAAGCACAAGCGGGACCGTGAGAGGGAACACGAGTCCCCCGCCCACGGCCGCCCCCTCCTGCCGCCCATCACCCCGCCAGCCCCCTTCACCTTCtcatcccccaccaccacctccagcctGCACGCCTTGCCGCCCAAAGTGTGCGCCCCTAGCCCAGCTACCCTGCGCTCTTCCGTCACCTTCACGGCTGAGCCTCAGCGTGGTGTCCAGCCTGCCGCCCATCGCGAGGCGAGTGAGGGCAGCGAGGTTCGCGAAGATGGCAGGGAACGTTCCTGTTCCCCTCAGAGCGCCACGTCGCCGCCCCTGCGCCACAGCTCTCCGTTGGGCGGCCTGCATTACCACGTGAGTGCCGTGAAGCCTGAGAGTCAAGCACCCACTCACCCTGCCACCCACGCCCACATGGCCACCCACACCAATGCCCTGGACAAAAGTCTCAGCAAAACGTTGCCAACTCTCCTGGGAACATTCCACTCCCTCACCCCTGGAGTGTCTCCTTCAGCATTCCGCCCACTCTTCCCCCGcgccctgcaccaccaccaccaccaccaccacccactggcCCTGCAGCACCACACCCTTGCCCGCCCACACCCTGCCTGGCTGCCCTAGCCTTTCACGTGAGGTCATTCAGCAAGAGGTAGAGGCGGGTCCGCCGCGCTCCGGCGTGAGTGTAGCGGCAGCTGTGCGACGGAAGGTGGAGGTGTAACGTCCACAACGCTGCCACAATCCCGCGGTCCCACGCCACACAACGCTCCCGCCGTCGCTCCATTACCTCGCCCGCCACTTGGAAAAATTGCTCACCCTAGCGTGCAAGATTTCCCGCGCTGCTTCTCAGAATCATAATGATCGCCACAAACTTGGCCATTAACGCCAAAGtcctggcagtggtggtgtaggCTCGGCCTTTAGTGCCTCGCGATCCTGGGCTCAGCCTTCACCCTGCCAGAGATAAACGGTGAGTTCGAGACACAAAAGTTGTCgtttaagaaaaacaaaaggtttGAGCTTTTATCCTTAATGTGATCCTAATATTCGAGacgctaataataatgatgataataatgctggtctttaatatttgatgattttttgcTGAGAACTGTGTGGTgataccggtgtgtgtgtgtgtgtgtgtgtgtgtgtgtgtgtgtgtgtgtatagtatagtgtatagtgtggtgtggtatcgCTGTGTGGTGACGTAAGCGTGCGCCCGTGGCACCAGTGCGCAGTGCCACACAAATGAGGCAGTGGTGGCCGATGGCTGATGGCAGATGGCTGGACCACTCATGGATACAAAAACATTCTCAACGTCTCGAGTCATTTTATATGGAAATATTTGTCCAGGACAGTTACAATCTTTCCTGGTGGTTGCGTCGGGCGCGGCAGCCTCCCCGTCACCCCGCCGCCGCCCTGTAAAAATCCGTACAAACCCAGTAACAAAACCATGTGCGGGGTGACGAGTGGTGTTATCTGGGCGTGGGCCTGACCACTGCCAGGTACTTGCCGGTGGTAACCAGCGAGGCACACAGGGAGGACCACACGCTGATGACGAGCGCTGCCACCAAAACCAGGCCCACTAGCATGTACAGCACGTAGGGCACCACCACCTTACTGCTGCCCACCAGGTGCCGCTCCCCCAGGCCGTCGTGGTCAAGGGTGAGCAGCGTGCTGACCACGATGTACACCGAAGAGGGCAGCGACCACCGCTGGATGGGCGCAAACACCACCAGGCCTAACACGATGTATGCCACCACCAGGCCCAGGTACACAGCCCACGGCACGGGGTTCTGGCCTCGCCGTGGTGGTATCTGGCGGCGGGGACCCATGGCTATTCGCCTCTGTAGGGCAGGATTCACGCCCACGAAGGACTGCTCGCCGCCTGCTGATACGTAATGAGGCATGTCCTGCGCGGGCGGAGAGCCACTGCTGCTCTGATCGCTGTCCCGCGGCGTGGAGAGACTGCTGGACCTGAGGGTGGAGTCGAGGGCGGGCACTCGGGAGGCCTGGTGCATCTCTGACTTCTGTTTGTCAGAGACACGCGACGCCAGCTCCCCCGGGCCATTGGGGGTGGTGCGGGCGGAGCTGGAGGAACTGGCAGGTCTGACGGCTGCCTCGCCCTCTGGCGCCGCGCCGCCCCCGTACTGCCCAGTCCTGCCTTCTACCACAGCGCTCTCGCCAACCTTGCCTTGCCGTCCACGCCCGCATCGCCACGCCCATGCCTTTCCCACGCCTTCACGAACGGTGAAAGCGCCGCTGATAGCCAGCAGGAGCACGAGGGGCGCACCCACCAAGGAGAAGAGCACAGCGAAGACCCTGCTGAAGCCTGTCCGCAACGTCATGCCTCCAGGACCTACcgcaagaaaaaataactacCTTAGACCCAGAACATTCAGCAGAGATAATGCACTCTACACTTGCCAAGCTGCAGGTGGTGACGGGAGAGTCCCAAACTCGCTGTTGttgatagaaagacagataccCATGAGCGAAGCTCATGTGATCATAACAACATACCATCAACCAGAAGAAGGAGAGCACAGCGCCCAGTCCACCTACCTACGAGAGTGGTGAGGGAGGCGGAGTAGAGTAGCGCACCAGCCATGGTCCAGGTGGGGGCACGGGAGGCGTAGCCAGCTCGTGCCGCGTCCAGCACCGCAGCCTCCATCTTCCCCATGTAGGTCTCGATCTTAGTGCGCCACACCACGTCATACGGCAACACCTGCGGCGCCGCCCTCAgtgagtgcacacacacacacacacacacacacacacacacacacacacacacacacacacacacacacacaaacacacacacccatatctCAACTTACTTtcccagggctcataagaatCACTTACACTTGCAGAATCTTTGCAGACctaacaacaagagcaacacctTAACTAACATTTGCGTCCCTCGACTTATACTATCTAAtggcaaaaacaacaaaacaccctACACGCCCACACCAGGCCAGCGACATTCACTAACAGGAGGCCCccgccactccaccaccacctcctcccttctttgcaATGCTGGAGAGGAACTTCTAATCCACCTTCACCATTACGTCACCACCGCtcctgcctcaccaccaccaccaccactaccaccagtcaCAGCAAGACGCCACCAAACAAGATCCTGTATTAATCCgcatggaaaagaaatgaaaaatagaaacaaaaaaacaaaatagaaaaataaaaagataccaCCATCCTTTGATTTGTAAACATAATAAATAGTCTGTACATCCCCACCTCTTGCATTCACCCACACTCACTCCGTGCAGTCACCCACACTCACTCCGTGCAGTCACCCACACTCCGTGCAGTCACCCACACTCACTCCGTGCAGTCACCCACACTCACTCCGTGCAGTCACCCACACTCACTCCGTGCAGTCACCCACACTCACTCCGTGCAGTCACCCACACTCACTCCGTGCAGTCACCCACTCACTCCGTGCAGTCACCCACACTCACTCCGTGCAGTCACCCACACTCACTCCGTGCAGTCAGTCTCAACACAGAGCAATGTAATGTGGATCAGGATTTTCAAgtaactttattgttgttgatgatgatgatgatgatgatgatgatgatgatgatgatgatgatgatgatgatgatgataataataataataataataataataataataataataataataataataataataataataataataataatattaagaagaagaagaagaagaaacaataataataataacaactatgataataatgatgataataataataataataataataataataataataataataataataataataataataataataataataataatgataatgataataataataataataataataataataataataataataataataataataataataataataataataataataataataataataataataataatataatagtataataataataataataataataataataataataataataataataataataataataataatagaacatcaataataataataataataataacaacaacaacaacaacaacaataataataataataataacaataataatgataataataataataataataataataataataataataataataataataataataataataataatagtaataacaacaataacaacaacaataacaataacaataataatagacaaATGGTTAATAGAGATTGCTGGCcttggtggggaggagcctgaaggagacttaaccccttcagtactatgcagcgttttcatattcattctggttaccatttAGCGATattatacaccttcagatacttatgtggggattaaaatagtgaagactctagccactaatcttttgacgtccatatacccttcttaatgcaaataaaatcgtctaatcacacccccaTATTATAGTAAAAATGGGTATTGAAGGGATTGAGGATATAGTGTAGCGCAGCAGGACCAGAGCAGGTGAAGTAGAGGGTAGAGGCGAGGTTGGCTGAGCGAGTGTTGAGCAGGGAAGACCTAAAGACCTACCTGGCGCAGCTCCGTGGCCAGGCCCAGCACCAGGTCAGTCCGCAGCTCGGCCATCTTACTGACGGTCTCGTGTTCGGCGGCGCCCTCCACACGAGAGAACACAGCTGCCCCCGCCacccaccacgccaccaccaccaccaccagacccaCCTGCCAGTAAGTAAGAGAGCTGCTGCAAGGTGTTCAGTTCCAGCCTTATCTACGTGTGGCATCATTACTATAGCTGTCACAGTCTAAGGGAGGAAATAATACATAGTGGCTGAGTGGTTAGGAGACACCATAGTATTTAGCCGCACGGAGAAACATTAAAGTGAGATGACTAAGCGAGTCTTTATAAGTATGGTAAGTCTAGTGAGAGCAAGAAAACGAACGCCAGTGGGATGAAAAGTAGAGGATTGTCttatgtgagaaagaaaaagggaaagagaagagtttgAGGATCATGGTATGGTATATAGAGAATGAAAGGACAGAAGTATTGTAAACGGAAATTATACTGTagtacaaaggaagagaagctcTTAGACACTGACGTCagtttaggaaaaaaataaataaataaactaatatctatttatctatatgtgtgtgtgtgtgtgtgtgtgtgtgtgtgtgtgtgtgtgtgtgtgtgtgtgtgtgtgtgtgtgtgtgtgtgtgtgtgtgtgtgtgtgtgtgtgtgtgtgtgtatccttccttcctccatcatgTAGTTAGGTTTGGCTTGAGAATACTGAGAACCTTATGTTAGTCATATTCCCAGCCTTGTTAAGTGCATGGTTATCCTGGAGG
The sequence above is drawn from the Portunus trituberculatus isolate SZX2019 chromosome 41, ASM1759143v1, whole genome shotgun sequence genome and encodes:
- the LOC123516484 gene encoding uncharacterized protein LOC123516484; this encodes MPSSGWLTALTRHFARTPELSPAHATQCGPAGGNGVSTVSTHLPAEDGTPVARSTPTRPTTPWSLDTLDEEIQRTEQKQEGSGAAGRRSSPTSPPKDATQSTPITHYHYHAHPGESDVRDLSLMEEAASHPPRPASAPRACRPPSATSRPPSVASRHSTPVHPTQQGQASPPSDPAAVQLPAQVEDPQEWAGEDGTEGRGHYYIPPVIPPLFDRPLAAPTPASTRCNTPVWDLDGEKRVRFLEPEVVAQEAPSRPDSVSSQYSHIVKNSTRYAFQPSQPLTAEQGPHNPRFCNCPCHFLPIGRRSVGVQVKRTDPEPPRPRHYRLYFTPTTRGLQQGNIGTRSLALASRALFSQVGLVVVVVAWWVAGAAVFSRVEGAAEHETVSKMAELRTDLVLGLATELRQVLPYDVVWRTKIETYMGKMEAAVLDAARAGYASRAPTWTMAGALLYSASLTTLVGPGGMTLRTGFSRVFAVLFSLVGAPLVLLLAISGAFTVREGVGKAWAWRCGRGRQGKVGESAVVEGRTGQYGGGAAPEGEAAVRPASSSSSARTTPNGPGELASRVSDKQKSEMHQASRVPALDSTLRSSSLSTPRDSDQSSSGSPPAQDMPHYVSAGGEQSFVGVNPALQRRIAMGPRRQIPPRRGQNPVPWAVYLGLVVAYIVLGLVVFAPIQRWSLPSSVYIVVSTLLTLDHDGLGERHLVGSSKVVVPYVLYMLVGLVLVAALVISVWSSLCASLVTTGKYLAVVRPTPR
- the LOC123516488 gene encoding ventral anterior homeobox 2-like isoform X1, with amino-acid sequence MSHHCTHPSTSRKTTAMSSAASTPPPHTHAPPAAHTAAAITTASIPTAIATAPTSITTTTTTTTTSEARPGLPDYVQTLTVRDANGQVRELVFPKGLDLDRPKRARTTFSGEQLAALEREFRRNQYLVGRERCLLATRLGLSETQVKVWYQNRRTKHKRDREREHESPAHGRPLLPPITPPAPFTFSSPTTTSSLHALPPKVCAPSPATLRSSVTFTAEPQRGVQPAAHREASEGSEVREDGRERSCSPQSATSPPLRHSSPLGGLHYHVSAVKPESQAPTHPATHAHMATHTNALDKSLSKTLPTLLGTFHSLTPGVSPSAFRPLFPRALHHHHHHHHPLALQHHTLARPHPAWLP
- the LOC123516488 gene encoding ventral anterior homeobox 2-like isoform X3 — encoded protein: MSSAASTPPPHTHAPPAAHTAAAITTASIPTAIATAPTSITTTTTTTTTSEARPGLPDYVQTLTVRDANGQVRELVFPKGLDLDRPKRARTTFSGEQLAALEREFRRNQYLVGRERCLLATRLGLSETQVKVWYQNRRTKHKRDREREHESPAHGRPLLPPITPPAPFTFSSPTTTSSLHALPPKVCAPSPATLRSSVTFTAEPQRGVQPAAHREASEGSEVREDGRERSCSPQSATSPPLRHSSPLGGLHYHVSAVKPESQAPTHPATHAHMATHTNALDKSLSKTLPTLLGTFHSLTPGVSPSAFRPLFPRALHHHHHHHHPLALQHHTLARPHPAWLP
- the LOC123516488 gene encoding ventral anterior homeobox 2-like isoform X2 — its product is MPAMSSAASTPPPHTHAPPAAHTAAAITTASIPTAIATAPTSITTTTTTTTTSEARPGLPDYVQTLTVRDANGQVRELVFPKGLDLDRPKRARTTFSGEQLAALEREFRRNQYLVGRERCLLATRLGLSETQVKVWYQNRRTKHKRDREREHESPAHGRPLLPPITPPAPFTFSSPTTTSSLHALPPKVCAPSPATLRSSVTFTAEPQRGVQPAAHREASEGSEVREDGRERSCSPQSATSPPLRHSSPLGGLHYHVSAVKPESQAPTHPATHAHMATHTNALDKSLSKTLPTLLGTFHSLTPGVSPSAFRPLFPRALHHHHHHHHPLALQHHTLARPHPAWLP